The Panacibacter microcysteis genome includes a window with the following:
- the mtgA gene encoding monofunctional biosynthetic peptidoglycan transglycosylase: MLKHIWRWTKRIFIIGFVSSFLYLLLCKWVMPPITITQLVSFAEGYGLKRDYVSWNEISPNVKLAAIAAEDQLFPVHNGFDWNALKKSLDSDRGGTAASTISQQTAKNVFLWQGESTFMKYLRKGPEFYFTQLVEWIWGKERILEVYLNTIEMGKGIFGIEAAAQAYFGKHAKDLTRAEAAQIVACFPNPKEYAVKPLSKYVAGRSRKIMKQMYNIQDDAGVRALIAQPAKQEKQK, from the coding sequence ATGTTAAAGCATATATGGCGCTGGACAAAGCGCATTTTCATTATAGGTTTTGTTTCCTCCTTTCTTTATTTGCTGCTTTGCAAATGGGTTATGCCGCCCATCACCATTACACAACTTGTTTCTTTTGCCGAAGGGTATGGTCTTAAACGGGATTATGTAAGCTGGAATGAAATATCGCCCAATGTAAAGCTTGCAGCTATTGCGGCAGAAGACCAGCTTTTTCCTGTACACAATGGTTTCGACTGGAATGCGCTCAAAAAAAGTTTAGACTCAGACCGGGGCGGAACAGCGGCAAGTACGATAAGCCAGCAAACAGCCAAAAATGTGTTCCTGTGGCAGGGCGAAAGTACCTTTATGAAATACCTGCGCAAAGGCCCCGAGTTTTATTTTACACAACTGGTAGAATGGATATGGGGTAAAGAGCGCATACTGGAAGTGTACCTGAATACCATTGAAATGGGCAAAGGCATTTTTGGTATAGAAGCCGCAGCACAGGCTTATTTCGGCAAACATGCCAAAGACCTTACACGAGCAGAAGCAGCACAGATTGTTGCCTGCTTTCCCAACCCGAAAGAATATGCAGTAAAGCCTTTGAGTAAGTACGTTGCAGGCCGATCGAGAAAGATCATGAAGCAGATGTACAACATACAGGATGATGCTGGTGTGCGGGCATTAATTGCACAGCCTGCAAAACAGGAAAAGCAAAAATGA
- the rbfA gene encoding 30S ribosome-binding factor RbfA, giving the protein MTEGKRQRQVAGVIQEEMNDIFRRLNLNMINGGMVSISSVKVTPDLLEARIYLSLFKIEDPEAAMKKIEDRAWEIKKELADRVKHQLRRIPVLHYFKDDTLDHVFKMEEIFKQLNEEKNKKESGDA; this is encoded by the coding sequence ATGACAGAAGGAAAACGTCAACGGCAGGTGGCAGGTGTAATACAGGAGGAAATGAATGACATTTTCAGGCGACTGAATCTGAACATGATCAATGGCGGAATGGTATCTATTTCAAGTGTAAAAGTTACGCCCGATTTACTGGAAGCAAGAATATATCTCAGTCTGTTCAAGATAGAAGATCCCGAAGCTGCTATGAAGAAAATAGAAGACCGTGCGTGGGAGATAAAGAAAGAACTGGCCGACCGTGTAAAACACCAGTTACGCAGAATACCGGTACTGCACTACTTTAAAGACGATACACTCGACCATGTATTTAAAATGGAAGAAATTTTTAAACAGCTAAACGAAGAAAAGAACAAAAAAGAATCGGGTGACGCATAA